The Halarsenatibacter silvermanii genome segment AAATAATAAGATTTAGGAGGAATGTGTTTAATGATTTATACTGGTAAGGTCAAATGGTTTGACACGAAAAAGGGTTTTGGTTTCATCGAACGAGAGGGAGAAGAGGAAGATGTTTTTGTTCACTTTTCAGCAATTCAGGAAGAAGGCTTCAAAAATCTTGAGGACGGTCAGGAAGTAGAGTTTGAGATCGTTGAAACTGATCGAGGTCCTCAAGCTGAGAACGTCGTTAAGGTTTAAATAAACCGTAACGACTGAAAGCCCCGGCTTAGTCGCCGGGGTTTTTGCTGTTTGATTATTTCATGGCCGCAAAGTAAATGAGGTTTTGAACTTCGGAGGTGATACTTTGTCAACTTTTGATTTTTCTGCTTTCGAAGAACTGGTGGAAAATAACAGGTGCTGCAGAAGGTTTAAACAGGAAGATGGATTTTCCAGAGAGGAATTGAGTAAACTGGTTAATCTGGCGCGCAAGACATCTTCTGGTGCCAACAGACAGCCCCTGAAGTACTATCTTGCCCGTGAGGAAGAGATGAATGAGAAGATCTTCTCTACTTTGAGCTGGGCTGGAGCTTTAAAAGAATGGGATGGGCCTGAAGAAGGAGAAAAGCCTTCAGGTTACATAGTTATGCTGGGAGATAAAGATATTGCCGAAAATTTTTACTGTGACCCGGGTATAGCAGCTCAAACAATTCTGCTGGGAGCCAGAACTGCCGGAAGAGCGGGCTGCATATTTGCCGCTATAGATAAAGAAGAGCTGCGGGAAAAGTTAAATCTTGATGATCGTTTTGAAATTCTTTATGTGCTGGCACTGGGAACCCCGGACGAAGAAATAGAACTGGAAAAGATGGAAGGAAGCGACTTTAATTACTGGCGAGATGAAGACGATGTTCATCATGTTCCCAAACGCAGTCTGGAAGAAATTATAATAAATTAGGTTTGAATATCCTGCATATTTTAAGTTTTATAAAAGCCTGAGCGGAAGTTCTATTAACTTCTGCTCAGGCTTTGTTGATTTTAGATCTTTTTCTTTTTAAATAATTCCCTGGGAGCTCCTTCATAATCTTCGATAGGTTTGTGAGTCCGATTGATGGGAATTTCGGCGAACCTGGGAAGATCATCGGAGGCCAGAAAGTAATGATTTTTTCTGTCATCTTTAATGATAATTTCATCATCTTCGCTGCATAGGACACCGTCTTCAATCTCATAATTTTTATTGGAAAGCAGGTAACTTCCTTTACCGTAACGTTTTTGCTTTTCTATGCCGGAAATTTTTACTCTTCCCATCCTGCCTTCAGCAGTTAAAGCTATCAGATCGGATTCTGATCCAGCGATTAGACCGACTTTTACCCTATCGCCCTCTGCAAGCCTGATACCAATCATTCCCTTGGTATTTCGGGAAGTAGGAGAGACTTCTCGGGAAGAAAATTTAATAGTTCTGCCTTTTTCGGAGACGAGCAATATATCATCATCGTTAGTAAGAGCACCTGCTTTTATCACTCTGTCCTGTTCGGAAAGATTAACTGCTTTTATTTTGCTCACAGAGCTTTTATATTCTTCTCCGCTGCTTATTTTTACCCTGCCTTTTTCAGTTATAATTACAATATGAGAGTTCTTAACCTGATCGTTCAGGGGAAGAACGTTTACAATGAATTCCTCGGGGGGGATTTTTAAGTATTCCGGCAGGGGATCACCGGTCGACAGTCCGTGATGATCATTGATCTTGTGAGCTGGAAGACTATAACAGCTGCCGATTTGCGTGAAAAACAAAATTTCATCGAGAGAATTTAATTTTAATATGTTTAAAATCTCATCTTCTTTGGCCGCTCTAATTTTATTTCTGCTGTCGGCCTTTTTCAATTTTTTCCTGAGCGAAAAACTGACGAAAACCTCTCTGTTTTTTATCAAATCCCGATGGTCAATCCTGGCCTGGCTGCTGTCTGAGATGATTTCAGTTTTTCTTTTGTCCCCGTATTTATCCTTGATCTCATTTAGCTCAGATATAATCTGGTCTCTTAACCTCTTTTCGCTGGAGATCAATTCTTTTAGATCTCTGATCTCATTCTTCAAATTTGCGAGCTGGTTCTTGATCTTCTTTCTTTCCATTCTGGCCAGACGATGTAACCGCATATTTAATATTGCATCGGCCTGAGTTTCGTTGATCTCCAGATTTTCGATAAGAGAGCTTTTAGCTTCTTTTCTCGATCCAGAATTACGGATCAGCTGTAAAATATAATCAAGATTGTCTATCGCGATTTTGAGCCCTCTTTTTATCTCGAGATCAGCTAGCTTTTCTTCCAGTTTAAATTCCGCTCTTTTTTTGACGACATTTTTTCGGAATGCATTAAAGTGCTGAATAATTTCTTTTAAGCTCATTACTTCCGGTTGATCATTGTTTAAAGCAAGCATATTGATACGCTGTTTTTTCTGGAGATCGGTATATTTATAAAGCCTATTCTCCACGATTTCTGGATCAGCGTCATATTTCAACTCCAGCACGACCCTAAGTCCCTGCTTATCAGATTCATCTCTCACGGAAGTCACTTTCTGCAGCCTTTCTCTGTCTATCTCTTTATTTATTCCCTCTATAAGCCTTGTTTTATTGACCTGATAGGGTATTTCTGTGATAACGATCCTGCGTTTGTTATCTTCACTCTCCAGATGGATCCTCCCTCTATTTACCACCCGTCCCTGTCCTGTTCTGTATGCTTTTTTGATCTTTTCCGAGCCGATGATCTTCCCTCCGGTCGGGAAATCAGGTCCGGGAATAATTTCCTCCAGTTTTTCAGCACTTAAATTTTCATTTTTGAGAAGAGCTATACTACCTTCGATTACCTCCTCAAGGTTATGGGGAGGAATATCCGTACTCATACCCACAGCTATACCGCTGGCTCCGTTAACCAGCAGATTTGGAAAAGCTGCCGGGAGGATGTCGGGTTCTTCGATAGTGCCATCAAAATTTTCCGAGAAAGGCACGGTATTATAGCTTAGATCAGCCAGCATTTCTTCGGCCAGAGTGGTTAATTTGGCTTCGGTATATCTCATGGCCGCCGCGTTATCACCGTCGATAGAACCAAAATTTCCGTGTCCATCGATAAGAGGATATCTCATGGCAAAAGGTTGAGCCATTCTCACCAGCGTATTGTAAAGAGCATTATCACCATGGGGATGAAATTTACCCAGCACTTCTCCTACAATTCTTGCTGACTTTTTATGAGTACCATCAGCTGATAATCCCAGTTCGTGACATCCATAAAGGATTCGACGGTGCACTGGCTTTAATCCGTCTCTCACATCGGGCAAAGCTCTGCTGACAATTACACTGAGAGAATAATTGAGATATGCGTCTTTCATCTTCTCTTCGATCGATATAGGAGTAATTTTTTCACTCATATTTTGCATTCTCCTCAATTCTATTTTTTAATATTTTGAGAACCATTTATAATTTAAGGATCTTCTTGTTATCAGTTGATAGATATCGTATAAGATCACAATTAAATGAGTTTTTTGACACACCTATTCACCAGCTGAAGACAAGAAGATCCTAATTTAAATTTGCAGCTGACTTAATACATTATACAATAGCTGATAACCGAAGTGCAAGATTGGCTAAATGCCGGGATATTTGATATAATGCTTGACAGAGATTAAAAGATAAAGCATTGTAGCGACAAAAAATCACAGAAATGAAAGTTGGGTGAAGTTTTTTATGAGCAGTGAAACCAAAAAAACCTACAGCGCCGAAAACATAGAAGTTCTGGAAGGTTTATCTGCTGTAAGAAAGCGTCCGGGTATGTACATAGGCAGCACTGGAAAAAAAGGGCTGCATCATCTTGTCTGGGAAGTTGTGGACAACAGCATCGATGAATATCTATCCGGGCATGGGGAAAAAGTCAGGGTCACCATAAATCAAGATGGCAGCGTCAGCGTAGAAGACAGCGGTCGGGGAATTCCGGCCGATGATTATAAGGATACAAATAAGCCGGCTCTGGAAGTGATAATGACCAACTTACATGCGGGTGGAAAATTCGACAATGAAAGTTATTCTTTTTCGGGAGGTCTTCACGGAGTTGGCGTTTCTGTAGTAAATGCTTTATCCAGGTGGCTGGAAATCGAAACCTGCTGGGAAGGAAACCTTTATTTCCAGCGTTATGAAAGAGGAGAAGCAGTTACCCGGCTGCTGGAGAAAGACACATGCAGCAATTCTGGAACCCGTATTACATTCATGCCCGATCCGGAAATTTTTACTGATGTTGAATTTCGCTATGAAACTCTGGCCAGCCGTCTCAAAGAGTCAGCATATTTGAACAGCGGTCTAAAACTAGTGCTCCGGGATCAGCGGGAAGGTGAGAATAAACAGGATTCTTTTTCCTTTTCCGGGGGATTGAAGCAGTTTGTCAGTTTTTTGAACAGACACCACGAACCCATTCACGAGAATATAATTTATCATGAACAGGAACTGGATGATTGTTATATGGAGCTGGCCCTTCAGTACAATGGTTCTTATACGACCAGAATTTATAGTTATGCCAACAATATCAAGACAGATGAAGGAGGTTACCATGTAACAGGATTTAAAACCGCCCTTACCAGAGCGGTTAACAAATTCGCCTCCAAAAATGACCTCTTAAATAAGAGCGATCCCTCGTTAAAAGGAGGGGATATAAGGGAGGGGCTGACGGCGGTTTTGAGTGTCAGGCTTGCCGAACCTCAGTTTGAAGGCCAGACAAAGAATAAACTCGGCAACAGCGGCATCAGAAGTGAGATAGAGTCGGCTGCCTATGATTTTCTGAAGGAATTTTTGGATTACAATCCGGAGATAGGCAAAAAAGTTGTCGAAAAGGCTTTGGCGGCTGTAAAGGCCAGGCAGGCATCCAAAAAAGCCAGAAAGCTGAATAAAAAGAAAGATGCTCTGAATAAAAATAATCTTCCGGTCAAGCTGGCAGATTGTTCGAGCAGAGATCCTCAAAAGAGCGAACTTTTCCTTGTTGAAGGAGATTCTGCCGGGGGATCTGCCAAACAGGGACGCGATAGAGAGTTTCAGGCTATTTTGCCGCTGAAGGGTAAGATTTTAAATGTCGAAAGAGCCCGAATGGAAAAAATTCTCAACAACGATGAAGTGCTGGCGATCATAAAGACTCTGGGGACAAATATCGGAGATGAATTTGATATATCTGATTTGAGGTATAAAAAAGTTATTATAATGACCGATGCAGATGTTGACGGTGCGCATATAGAAACTTTAATCCTGACTCTATTTTACAGATATATGCGGGAAATAATAGAAAGAGGCCATGTATTTCTGGCCCGGCCGCCTCTTTACCAGATCAATGAATCCGGGAGCACAGAATATCTTTACAACGATCGGGAATTGAATGATTTCAGGGAGAAAAAAAGCAGCAGCAATTTTTCTTTACAGAGATATAAGGGGCTTGGTGAGATGAATCCATCACAGCTCTGGGAAACCACGATGGACCCGGAAAGCCGTCGGCTTATGAAAGTTGAAATTGAAGATGCTCTGGAAGCTGACGAATTATTCACACGACTTATGGGCAGTGATACCTCTTTGAGAAAAGAGTTTATTTTGAACAATGCCAGCAGAGTTGATGAGCTGGACATATAGATTTTGAAGTAAATAAATATTATGGTATAATTGTCGCAGGGATTAAAATTTTTAATCATCACAGGAAAGGAGGTTCTTCATTGGAAAAATATCAATGTACTGTATGCATGTATATCTATGATCCGGAAGAAGGTGACCCCGACGGAACAGGGGGAGTCGAGATCGAACCAGGAACATCTTTTGAAGATATACCAGAACAATGGGTCTGCCCTGAGTGCGGTGTAGGAAAAGATCTGTTCGAAAAGTATTAATCTTGAGCAGCAGCTTTGATCCTTTGAGTCTTTTAAAAAGTTAAGTCTGTGTTTGAAAATATTAAATTTATATTTTGAGATTGCAAAAGCCAGGGCCAGATCGGTCCTGGCTTTATCATATAGTAGCTTAGCCTGGCTTAATATGAGTCGAGTTAAGTGTTAAATTGAATTTATCCCCCTTATATAATACAATAAATAGGTGAACGATATATGCATATGTCAGGTTGAGTTAGCGAGGTGTTTCTACTAAACCATGAAGGCACGAAATTATCATGTAATAACTTACGGCTGTCAGATGAACGAACATGATTCTGAAAAAATCAGAGGTATGCTGGAAAGTATGGGTTACAATGAGGTAAAAAAAGCTGAAGAGGCTGATATTATAGTAATAAACACCTGTCTAATACGGGAAAATGCCGAATTGACAGTTTATGGAAAGGTTGGAGCGCTGAAAAAATTTAAAGAAGAAAATCCTGATCTGGTTCTGGCTGTTGGCGGCTGCATGATGCAGAAGGACACCACGGCCAAAAAGTTGTACAACAAACACCCCGAAGTTGATATAATTTTTGGCACTCATAATCTGCCCCGACTGCCCTCCCTAATAGAGAATGTGAAAGAAGGAAATGATAAGATAATAGAAATTTCTGATGCCCCCCTGGAAGCTAATAAGGACTCGGAAACTCCCGTCAAGCGGGAAAGCGATATTAAGGCCTGGATAACGGTAATAAGGGGCTGTGAAAATTACTGCAGTTACTGCGTTGTCCCGCATGTTAGAGGGCCGGAAAGAAGTCGGCCGGAAGCCCAGATATTAGAAGAGATAAAAGGAGTCGTTTATAATGGCGTAAAAGAGGTTACTCTGCTGGGGCAGAATGTGAATGCTTACGGCAAAGATCTCGAGAAAGATAAGAATTTTGCTGATCTGTTGAAAAAAGCTGCTGATATTAAAGGTCTGCAGCGGATAAGATATATGACTTCTCACCCCCGCGACTTTGATGAGCAAATGATAGAAGTAACGGCCGGCACCGATAAAATAAGCTCACATTACCACCTTCCTGTACAGTCCGGCAGCGATTCTGTGCTCAAAATGATGAATCGAGGGTATACCCGTGCGAATTATTTAAATCTGGTGGAAAAGATCAGGAGTCATGATCCAGCAGCAGCTATTACTACCGACATTATTGTCGGGTTTCCAGGAGAGAAAGAGAGCGATTTTCAAAAGACTATAGATCTGGTTGAAGAATGCAGATTTGATATGGCCTTTACGTTTGCTTACTCTGAAAGACCTGATACCCGAGCCCAGAAGATGGAAGATGATGTTGATCCTGAGGTCCGCCAGGAAAGGCTGCAGGAACTTATGGAAGTCCAGAATCGGATCAGCCAGGAAAAAAATCAAGAGCTGGTCGATGAAACTGTAGAAATACTGGTCGAGGGTGAGAGCAGAAAAAATCCCGAAACTTTTGCCGGGAGAACAGAAACCAACAAACTCGTGATCATTCCTAAAGATGAAGGCTTGAGAGGAAAATTGATACCGGTTAAAATAAATGAAGCCGGCAGCTGGACACTTTATGGCGAACCTCTCATTTAAAGGAATTTTGAGGTGATGATATGTCTGATGAACTGACCCCGATGATGAAGCAGTATAAGTCGTTGAAAAAAGAATACGACGACTGTATTTTGTTTTTCAGGCTGGGAGATTTTTATGAAGTTTTTGAGAAAGATGCCAAAATAGCAGCCAGACTTCTGGATATCGCGCTGACTTCCCGCAATAAAGGGTCTGATGGAGATATTCCGATGGCCGGCGTTCCGGCCAAGTCGGCTTCTTCATATATAGCAACCTTGATAGAAAAAGGCCATAAAGTAGCGGTATGCGAGCAGATGGAAGATGCTTCCGAAGCCTCGGGCCTGGTGGATAGAGATGTTGTGAGGGTGATAACCCCCGGTACAATTATTGAGGATGAGATGCTCCCCGAAAACAAAAACAATTATCTTGCTTCAATTTTTATCCAGGGAGATAATTATGGTTTCTCTTTTCTGGATATATCCACTGGAGAATTCTCGGTGACAGAGGTTTCCGAATTCGAAACCATCTCCGATGAGATAGACAGGCTGGAACCGAGTGAAATAATTATTGAAGAGCGATTGAAAGACATGGATGATTGGCAGGATATTATAAAAAATCGCGATTTTCAGGTTTCGGAAGCGGAAGGGTTTAAAGTTAAAGAGGCTGAAGACCTTGTCGAGGATTTTTTCCAGATCAATTCGCTCCAGGCCTTTGGCTGTGAAGAGATGAAGGCCGGCCTGGCCGCTGCCGCTGAAATAATAAGTTACTCCCGGGAGACTCAAAAACAAACTCTCGATCATATAAAGTCGCTAAATCCTTATAATGTTTACGATTATATGGTTTTGGACGCTGCCACCAGAAGGAATCTGGAATTAACAGAAACCATTAGAAAGAAAAAACAGTCCGGTTCTTTGATGTCGGTGCTCGATAAAACTGTAAACTCCATGGGTTCAAGGCTTTTAAGAAAGTGGATTAATCGTCCTCTTCTTGATAGTGATGAGATTAAAGCCCGTCATGAGGCAGTTGAAAATCTGCTGGGCGATTTTGTTAAAAGCGAAAAGCTGCAAAATTTGCTGGCCAGCGTTTACGATCTGGAAAGACTCCAGAGCAAGATAAGTTATGATACGATAAACCCCCGGGATATGGGTGCTCTCAGATCTTCGCTGGAAATTATACCCGATATAATCGATCTTTTAAACAATTTTAATAGCCCCTATATTGAAGAGATAAAAGATAATATTGATACTATGGATAATTTAAGAGCCTTATTGAAAAAAGCTCTCGTCGAGGAGCCGCCGCATTCTCCCAAAGAAGGGGGGCTTATAAGAGAGGGTTTTAATGACAGACTCGATGAGCTGAGGAGCAGCCAGAAAGAAGCCAAAGACTGGATAGCCAACCTTCAGCCCAAGGAAAGAGAAAGAACCGGAATAGACTCCCTAAAAGTAGGTTTTAATAAAGTTTTTGGATATTATATAGAGGTGACCAATGCCAATCTTGATAAAGTTCCGGATAATTATACCAGAAAACAGACCTTGAGCAACAGCGAAAGATATATAATTCCCGAATTAAAAGAAAAGGAAGCTGCGGTTTTAGGGGCTGAAGAGAAGATAAATGATCTCGAATATGATCTATTCTGTGAACTGAGAGAAAAAGCCGGGGATAATTTATCGCGTCTAAAAAACACTGCCAGACAGCTGGCCAGGCTGGATGTTCTTCTCTCCTTCAGCAGAACTGCCCTGGAAAATGATTACTGCCGGCCTGAAATAAAACAGGATGATCTTATTACGATAACCAGGGGAAGACATCCGGTTGTAGAGGAAATGGTGGATGTTGATTTTGTGCCCAATCATACCAGGCTGGACAGGGAAAGTAATAGGTTTTTGATTATAACCGGGCCTAATATGTCGGGTAAATCGACCTATCTCCGACAGGTTGCCTTGATAGTTCTTATGGCGCAAATCGGTTCATTCGTGCCGGCTGATTCGGCCAGAATCGGTGTTGTCGATCGAATTTTCACCCGGGTTGGAGCCAGCGATGATCTCTCCACCGGCCAGAGCACTTTTATGGTCGAGATGAACGAGGTCAGCAACATAGTTAACAATGCTACAGAGAATAGTTTAATTATCCTGGATGAAGTCGGCAGGGGCACCAGCACCTACGACGGATTGAGTATAGCCTGGGCAGTGAGTAAATATTTGAATTCTCCTCAAAAAGTAGGGGCCAGAACGCTTTTTGCCACTCATTATCATGAATTAACCGAGCTTGCCAGAAATGAAGAAGGTGTCA includes the following:
- the gyrB gene encoding DNA topoisomerase (ATP-hydrolyzing) subunit B yields the protein MSSETKKTYSAENIEVLEGLSAVRKRPGMYIGSTGKKGLHHLVWEVVDNSIDEYLSGHGEKVRVTINQDGSVSVEDSGRGIPADDYKDTNKPALEVIMTNLHAGGKFDNESYSFSGGLHGVGVSVVNALSRWLEIETCWEGNLYFQRYERGEAVTRLLEKDTCSNSGTRITFMPDPEIFTDVEFRYETLASRLKESAYLNSGLKLVLRDQREGENKQDSFSFSGGLKQFVSFLNRHHEPIHENIIYHEQELDDCYMELALQYNGSYTTRIYSYANNIKTDEGGYHVTGFKTALTRAVNKFASKNDLLNKSDPSLKGGDIREGLTAVLSVRLAEPQFEGQTKNKLGNSGIRSEIESAAYDFLKEFLDYNPEIGKKVVEKALAAVKARQASKKARKLNKKKDALNKNNLPVKLADCSSRDPQKSELFLVEGDSAGGSAKQGRDREFQAILPLKGKILNVERARMEKILNNDEVLAIIKTLGTNIGDEFDISDLRYKKVIIMTDADVDGAHIETLILTLFYRYMREIIERGHVFLARPPLYQINESGSTEYLYNDRELNDFREKKSSSNFSLQRYKGLGEMNPSQLWETTMDPESRRLMKVEIEDALEADELFTRLMGSDTSLRKEFILNNASRVDELDI
- the miaB gene encoding tRNA (N6-isopentenyl adenosine(37)-C2)-methylthiotransferase MiaB, translated to MKARNYHVITYGCQMNEHDSEKIRGMLESMGYNEVKKAEEADIIVINTCLIRENAELTVYGKVGALKKFKEENPDLVLAVGGCMMQKDTTAKKLYNKHPEVDIIFGTHNLPRLPSLIENVKEGNDKIIEISDAPLEANKDSETPVKRESDIKAWITVIRGCENYCSYCVVPHVRGPERSRPEAQILEEIKGVVYNGVKEVTLLGQNVNAYGKDLEKDKNFADLLKKAADIKGLQRIRYMTSHPRDFDEQMIEVTAGTDKISSHYHLPVQSGSDSVLKMMNRGYTRANYLNLVEKIRSHDPAAAITTDIIVGFPGEKESDFQKTIDLVEECRFDMAFTFAYSERPDTRAQKMEDDVDPEVRQERLQELMEVQNRISQEKNQELVDETVEILVEGESRKNPETFAGRTETNKLVIIPKDEGLRGKLIPVKINEAGSWTLYGEPLI
- the mutS gene encoding DNA mismatch repair protein MutS, producing MSDELTPMMKQYKSLKKEYDDCILFFRLGDFYEVFEKDAKIAARLLDIALTSRNKGSDGDIPMAGVPAKSASSYIATLIEKGHKVAVCEQMEDASEASGLVDRDVVRVITPGTIIEDEMLPENKNNYLASIFIQGDNYGFSFLDISTGEFSVTEVSEFETISDEIDRLEPSEIIIEERLKDMDDWQDIIKNRDFQVSEAEGFKVKEAEDLVEDFFQINSLQAFGCEEMKAGLAAAAEIISYSRETQKQTLDHIKSLNPYNVYDYMVLDAATRRNLELTETIRKKKQSGSLMSVLDKTVNSMGSRLLRKWINRPLLDSDEIKARHEAVENLLGDFVKSEKLQNLLASVYDLERLQSKISYDTINPRDMGALRSSLEIIPDIIDLLNNFNSPYIEEIKDNIDTMDNLRALLKKALVEEPPHSPKEGGLIREGFNDRLDELRSSQKEAKDWIANLQPKERERTGIDSLKVGFNKVFGYYIEVTNANLDKVPDNYTRKQTLSNSERYIIPELKEKEAAVLGAEEKINDLEYDLFCELREKAGDNLSRLKNTARQLARLDVLLSFSRTALENDYCRPEIKQDDLITITRGRHPVVEEMVDVDFVPNHTRLDRESNRFLIITGPNMSGKSTYLRQVALIVLMAQIGSFVPADSARIGVVDRIFTRVGASDDLSTGQSTFMVEMNEVSNIVNNATENSLIILDEVGRGTSTYDGLSIAWAVSKYLNSPQKVGARTLFATHYHELTELARNEEGVKNLNVLVEEKENDIEFLYQIEPGSAEESYGIEVAKLAGLPSEIIQEAQNMLTRLEEQQKYSSQSMSTFKDNAEESLNSGYAPGQLQFFDVNSGSQNEHDQIIEEIKNVNVNNTTPLQALELLHKLKQRAAGNS
- a CDS encoding cold-shock protein, whose product is MIYTGKVKWFDTKKGFGFIEREGEEEDVFVHFSAIQEEGFKNLEDGQEVEFEIVETDRGPQAENVVKV
- a CDS encoding DNA gyrase/topoisomerase IV subunit A; amino-acid sequence: MSEKITPISIEEKMKDAYLNYSLSVIVSRALPDVRDGLKPVHRRILYGCHELGLSADGTHKKSARIVGEVLGKFHPHGDNALYNTLVRMAQPFAMRYPLIDGHGNFGSIDGDNAAAMRYTEAKLTTLAEEMLADLSYNTVPFSENFDGTIEEPDILPAAFPNLLVNGASGIAVGMSTDIPPHNLEEVIEGSIALLKNENLSAEKLEEIIPGPDFPTGGKIIGSEKIKKAYRTGQGRVVNRGRIHLESEDNKRRIVITEIPYQVNKTRLIEGINKEIDRERLQKVTSVRDESDKQGLRVVLELKYDADPEIVENRLYKYTDLQKKQRINMLALNNDQPEVMSLKEIIQHFNAFRKNVVKKRAEFKLEEKLADLEIKRGLKIAIDNLDYILQLIRNSGSRKEAKSSLIENLEINETQADAILNMRLHRLARMERKKIKNQLANLKNEIRDLKELISSEKRLRDQIISELNEIKDKYGDKRKTEIISDSSQARIDHRDLIKNREVFVSFSLRKKLKKADSRNKIRAAKEDEILNILKLNSLDEILFFTQIGSCYSLPAHKINDHHGLSTGDPLPEYLKIPPEEFIVNVLPLNDQVKNSHIVIITEKGRVKISSGEEYKSSVSKIKAVNLSEQDRVIKAGALTNDDDILLVSEKGRTIKFSSREVSPTSRNTKGMIGIRLAEGDRVKVGLIAGSESDLIALTAEGRMGRVKISGIEKQKRYGKGSYLLSNKNYEIEDGVLCSEDDEIIIKDDRKNHYFLASDDLPRFAEIPINRTHKPIEDYEGAPRELFKKKKI
- the rd gene encoding rubredoxin, yielding MEKYQCTVCMYIYDPEEGDPDGTGGVEIEPGTSFEDIPEQWVCPECGVGKDLFEKY
- a CDS encoding nitroreductase family protein; amino-acid sequence: MSTFDFSAFEELVENNRCCRRFKQEDGFSREELSKLVNLARKTSSGANRQPLKYYLAREEEMNEKIFSTLSWAGALKEWDGPEEGEKPSGYIVMLGDKDIAENFYCDPGIAAQTILLGARTAGRAGCIFAAIDKEELREKLNLDDRFEILYVLALGTPDEEIELEKMEGSDFNYWRDEDDVHHVPKRSLEEIIIN